From a single Sulfolobus sp. E5-1-F genomic region:
- a CDS encoding sulfurtransferase yields the protein MSQVQEQQVIVDNKWVLDHLKDERVRIVEVDYDPNTAYNVWHIPGAVLIRWREDLRHPVLRDFIEPSQFEKLMESKGISNNTTIVLYGDYNNWFAVYAFWLFKSYGHDDVRILNGGRTKWAKENLPTEQGAKEPQYPKGSYKVKKVDWGSHRAFFWEVLQKITKGEVGKTTILVDVRSPKEYTGEIRAPPEYADEQTQVGGHIPGAVSFPWAQAVNPDTGEFKSIEELRRLVESAGITPDKEIITYCRIGERASHTWFVLKYLLGYPAVRVYDGSWAEWGNIVGAPVKKGAEP from the coding sequence ATGAGTCAAGTACAAGAACAACAAGTAATAGTAGATAATAAGTGGGTGTTAGATCATTTAAAAGATGAGAGAGTTAGAATAGTGGAAGTAGACTATGATCCAAATACTGCTTATAATGTATGGCATATTCCCGGAGCAGTTCTTATAAGGTGGAGAGAAGACTTAAGACATCCAGTCTTAAGGGACTTCATAGAACCTAGTCAGTTTGAGAAGTTAATGGAGTCAAAGGGAATAAGTAATAACACAACTATAGTGCTATATGGTGATTATAATAACTGGTTTGCAGTTTATGCATTCTGGTTGTTTAAGTCTTACGGTCATGACGATGTTAGAATTTTAAATGGCGGTAGAACTAAATGGGCTAAGGAGAATTTACCTACAGAACAAGGAGCAAAAGAACCTCAATACCCTAAAGGTAGTTATAAGGTTAAGAAGGTAGATTGGGGTAGTCATAGGGCTTTCTTCTGGGAAGTTCTTCAGAAGATAACTAAGGGTGAAGTCGGTAAAACTACTATACTAGTTGACGTTAGGTCTCCCAAAGAGTACACAGGTGAAATTAGAGCTCCTCCAGAATATGCTGATGAACAAACTCAAGTAGGTGGGCATATACCAGGAGCAGTGAGTTTTCCATGGGCTCAAGCTGTTAACCCAGATACTGGTGAGTTCAAGTCTATAGAGGAGTTAAGAAGATTGGTTGAGAGCGCTGGTATAACTCCGGACAAGGAGATAATTACGTATTGTAGAATAGGAGAGAGAGCTTCGCATACTTGGTTCGTTCTAAAGTACCTATTGGGATATCCAGCTGTTAGAGTATATGATGGCTCTTGGGCAGAATGGGGAAATATCGTAGGAGCTCCCGTGAAGAAAGGAGCTGAACCATGA
- a CDS encoding NAD(P)/FAD-dependent oxidoreductase, whose product MKRLVVVGGGNAGTLIANLLAGKLEIIVIEPNEYHTYQPGLVDYITGEVDETKIQMPNRSLLKPSVKIVKSKATKIIPENRAVVTEDGKVYEGDYLVIATGGQNKHIYNLRGYHGIDEARAIRNDVINPKGKNFVIGSLPGIIKCPAAPWELSFLIKRKYPDANVNVIVPAKQPPPLQVPMSNIFNKKANELGIKVYKGFVIQEVNHNEKYVVSTEGEKIPFDHLIIDTPISTGFSELADKSGLIPVDKNNLTYKDGVFVVGDANNTPTPKTGAAAHFQAEVVANNILAEIEGNRNKESYDGTAMCAVYSGANEGILVWLNYEKSKVLGPTLVYRYMKKAFTSLYWASLSGGVDFMLKPLVESIRKN is encoded by the coding sequence ATGAAAAGATTAGTCGTAGTAGGAGGAGGAAATGCAGGGACGTTAATAGCAAATCTGCTAGCAGGAAAATTAGAAATCATAGTAATAGAACCAAATGAATACCACACTTATCAACCTGGATTAGTAGATTACATTACTGGGGAGGTTGATGAGACTAAAATACAAATGCCTAATAGGTCATTGTTAAAACCATCAGTAAAAATAGTAAAGAGTAAAGCTACTAAAATAATACCAGAAAATAGAGCTGTAGTAACCGAAGACGGAAAAGTATATGAGGGCGATTATTTAGTAATAGCAACAGGAGGTCAAAATAAACACATATATAATTTAAGGGGATACCATGGAATTGATGAAGCTAGGGCAATTAGAAATGATGTTATAAATCCGAAAGGAAAGAACTTCGTTATTGGATCACTTCCCGGAATAATAAAGTGTCCAGCTGCTCCATGGGAATTATCCTTTTTGATAAAGAGGAAATACCCAGATGCTAATGTTAATGTAATAGTTCCAGCTAAACAACCACCACCATTACAAGTTCCAATGTCAAATATATTCAATAAGAAGGCTAACGAATTAGGAATAAAAGTCTACAAAGGTTTTGTAATACAAGAGGTAAATCATAACGAGAAATACGTAGTATCAACTGAGGGGGAAAAGATTCCTTTTGATCATTTGATCATAGATACGCCTATCTCAACTGGCTTTAGTGAGTTAGCTGATAAGTCTGGATTAATTCCAGTTGATAAGAACAATTTAACTTATAAGGATGGTGTCTTCGTGGTCGGTGATGCCAATAATACCCCAACACCTAAAACCGGTGCGGCTGCACATTTTCAAGCTGAGGTTGTTGCAAATAATATACTAGCTGAGATAGAGGGAAATAGGAATAAAGAGAGTTACGACGGTACTGCAATGTGTGCTGTTTACTCAGGGGCAAATGAAGGTATATTAGTTTGGTTAAACTACGAGAAGAGCAAGGTCTTAGGGCCTACATTAGTTTATCGGTATATGAAAAAAGCGTTTACTAGCTTATATTGGGCCAGTTTAAGTGGTGGAGTGGACTTTATGCTAAAGCCTTTAGTTGAGTCCATTCGGAAGAATTAA
- a CDS encoding carboxymuconolactone decarboxylase family protein, protein MGSLFEKDPELKRLYEKGLEVRKKVMGKEYVEKSLSQATDFNRELQEMVTIFAWGLIWTRDDVIPRKIRSLINIGILSALNRQNELKLHVKGAIRNGCTEEEIKEVLLHVGVYCGLPAAMESFRIAQEAIKELREEEKKKE, encoded by the coding sequence ATGGGTAGTCTATTTGAAAAAGATCCAGAATTAAAGAGACTCTATGAGAAAGGGCTTGAAGTTAGGAAAAAAGTCATGGGAAAAGAATACGTGGAAAAATCGCTAAGTCAAGCTACAGACTTCAATAGGGAACTTCAAGAAATGGTGACAATTTTCGCGTGGGGTTTAATATGGACTAGAGACGATGTCATCCCAAGGAAGATAAGAAGTTTAATAAACATTGGAATATTAAGCGCTCTAAATAGGCAAAACGAACTTAAATTGCATGTTAAGGGTGCCATAAGAAACGGTTGTACTGAGGAGGAAATAAAGGAAGTATTATTACACGTTGGAGTGTATTGTGGTCTACCTGCAGCCATGGAGAGCTTTAGAATAGCACAAGAGGCTATTAAGGAGCTTAGGGAAGAGGAAAAAAAGAAAGAATAA
- a CDS encoding DUF929 family protein: protein MRYKQIIRIIVIVFFISLVVTAIAISLMNTSKLPEISSLIGRSIPSDLYTQLVQLSGQGYNISVTETNLDILPYNFSSNDKPTVIFVGAEWCPYCGAERWALIIALLRFGNFSNLQFMLSSSIDVYPNVPTFTFANASYSSPYISFVGIEYENRQGQYLDKVPTTVYSMWEKYGNLSIPFLIIGCYYQVGTTINPKLLSGKNWTYVVEQLHNPNSPIYKQIYYQANLITKYICMVDGDKPLSVCSHFTQDYSYDPQQNFSVYTTMDNENVQSYSLEYIIEGEKKCV from the coding sequence ATGAGATACAAACAGATTATTAGAATAATAGTTATTGTTTTCTTTATTTCATTAGTCGTAACTGCTATAGCAATTTCCCTCATGAACACTAGTAAATTACCGGAGATTTCTTCATTAATAGGTAGATCAATTCCTTCAGATTTATACACGCAGTTAGTTCAATTGAGTGGTCAAGGATATAATATATCAGTAACCGAAACTAATTTAGATATTCTCCCTTATAATTTCTCTTCTAATGATAAACCAACGGTAATTTTTGTTGGAGCGGAGTGGTGTCCATATTGCGGGGCTGAAAGATGGGCTTTAATAATAGCCCTTCTAAGATTCGGTAATTTTTCAAATCTTCAATTCATGCTATCTAGCTCAATCGACGTATATCCAAACGTACCCACTTTCACTTTTGCCAATGCTAGTTATAGTAGTCCTTATATTTCATTCGTAGGAATTGAGTATGAAAATAGGCAAGGTCAGTATTTAGATAAGGTTCCGACTACGGTTTATTCCATGTGGGAAAAATATGGGAACTTATCTATTCCCTTTTTAATTATAGGATGTTACTACCAAGTTGGGACTACGATAAATCCGAAATTATTGTCTGGTAAAAACTGGACTTATGTAGTAGAGCAACTGCATAATCCTAATAGTCCAATTTATAAGCAAATTTACTATCAAGCTAATTTAATAACTAAATATATTTGTATGGTTGACGGAGACAAGCCTTTAAGTGTATGCTCTCACTTCACCCAAGATTATTCATATGATCCTCAACAAAATTTCAGTGTCTATACGACTATGGATAATGAAAATGTACAAAGTTATAGTTTAGAATATATAATAGAAGGGGAGAAAAAATGCGTATAG
- the sat gene encoding sulfate adenylyltransferase encodes MNLIGHGKVEIVERIKRVPDFEELQEIQVKRQLAHEIVSIAYGFLSPLKGFMNYEEVDSVVEKMRLPNDVLWPIPIVFDYDQNENIKEGDIIGITYLGKPLAIMEIKEIFKYDKVKMAEKVYKTKDIKHPGVKRTLSYADTFLAGDVWLIREPQFTSPYSEFWLTPKMHRVIFEKKGWKKIVAFQTRNVPHTGHEYLMKFAWFAANENQKVDEPRTGILVNVVIGEKRIGDYIDEAIILTHDALSKYGYISKKVHLLSFTLWDMRYAGPREALLHAIIRSNLGCTHHVFGRDHAGVGNYYSPYEAHQIFDYINEDKLLIKPIFLRENYYCPRCGSIENEILCDHKDEKQEFSGSLIRSIILDEVKPTKMVMRPEVYDVLMKAAKEYGFGSPFVTEEYLEKRRSILE; translated from the coding sequence GTGAACCTAATAGGGCACGGCAAGGTTGAGATAGTTGAGAGAATAAAAAGGGTTCCAGACTTTGAAGAACTGCAAGAAATTCAAGTAAAAAGACAGTTGGCCCATGAGATAGTAAGTATAGCTTATGGTTTCTTATCTCCATTAAAGGGTTTTATGAATTACGAAGAAGTAGATTCCGTTGTGGAAAAGATGAGATTACCAAACGACGTGTTATGGCCAATACCAATAGTATTTGATTACGATCAAAATGAGAACATCAAGGAGGGAGATATTATAGGGATAACTTATTTAGGAAAACCACTGGCAATCATGGAAATAAAAGAAATCTTCAAATACGATAAGGTGAAAATGGCAGAGAAAGTCTACAAGACTAAAGACATTAAGCACCCTGGAGTGAAAAGGACATTAAGCTACGCAGACACTTTCTTAGCGGGAGATGTTTGGCTTATTAGGGAACCACAATTCACTTCACCATATTCGGAATTCTGGTTAACTCCTAAAATGCATAGGGTAATTTTTGAGAAGAAAGGTTGGAAAAAGATAGTTGCATTCCAGACTAGGAACGTTCCTCATACTGGTCATGAATACTTAATGAAATTCGCATGGTTTGCTGCAAATGAGAATCAAAAAGTTGATGAACCTAGAACGGGTATTCTAGTAAATGTTGTGATAGGGGAGAAGAGGATAGGCGATTACATAGATGAGGCTATTATTTTAACTCATGATGCACTATCTAAATACGGTTACATAAGTAAGAAAGTACACTTGCTTTCATTTACCCTATGGGATATGAGGTATGCTGGACCTAGAGAGGCTTTACTTCACGCTATAATTAGGAGTAATTTAGGATGTACTCATCACGTCTTTGGTAGAGATCACGCTGGAGTTGGGAATTACTATTCGCCTTATGAGGCGCACCAAATATTTGATTACATTAATGAGGACAAGTTGTTAATAAAGCCGATATTTTTAAGGGAAAACTATTATTGTCCAAGATGCGGGAGTATAGAGAATGAGATACTTTGTGATCACAAGGATGAGAAACAGGAGTTCAGTGGTAGTTTAATAAGGAGTATTATATTAGATGAGGTAAAGCCGACTAAGATGGTAATGAGGCCAGAAGTATATGATGTTTTAATGAAAGCAGCAAAGGAATATGGGTTTGGGAGTCCTTTTGTAACAGAGGAATACTTGGAGAAGAGACGGAGTATATTGGAGTGA
- the sdx gene encoding sulredoxin: MVWKRTISAKALEKAKSAAVKVEDKVIFIANIKGTLYAMDAVCSHARCILGQLDEEKLTVKCYCHHALFDLRTGQMLEPPYVAPDAPKEKLGLKTYQIRDNGGWIEVDV, translated from the coding sequence ATGGTCTGGAAAAGAACCATATCTGCAAAAGCCTTAGAAAAAGCGAAAAGCGCAGCAGTTAAGGTAGAGGACAAAGTCATTTTTATAGCTAATATCAAGGGAACGTTGTACGCTATGGATGCAGTGTGTTCTCACGCAAGGTGTATCTTAGGTCAACTAGATGAAGAAAAACTTACTGTAAAGTGTTATTGCCACCATGCGCTATTTGATCTAAGGACTGGTCAGATGCTAGAACCACCATATGTTGCCCCAGATGCTCCAAAGGAAAAATTGGGATTAAAAACATATCAAATAAGAGACAATGGTGGTTGGATAGAGGTTGATGTTTAA
- a CDS encoding nitrite/sulfite reductase, protein MKIPIEPNFRTDPNDYSEEEKVKLKTKGLTEDTIGIYSSFHDLTRDDLEKEVSLIAKSFGIYMEFNRDKMKSNGVKDWIYMVRLPIPGGGPIRPNQWRILDDISNKYTISDAYTGNPLPSLKLTTRQAIQFHHVKKKDLPNLIREIAESGFLTINGCGDNIRNTIACPLSRYWIFDANSLARKIANYFRLPLDLYLQVFEIPLTENIQFERESFKYSENLLPRKFKIAIVGVLRTINGKYIIDNCVEVRANDIGIAPLINDDKVVGYQIYVGGSMGENNSYPTFSALGLPIGTVVNDGELLRVLDAIVRIQEEWGDRKNRHWARFKYVVYKMGLEWLRDRVREYSGIQLGKIANVNLTHRELHLGWIDLGDNKWAYGIFVENGRLIDGKNGRIKSMVRYIADNFDNVMFYITPNQHLLITEIDQSQKEKIEAILKEFNYGFRDGKPYSNLRINSIACVGFPTCKLSFTDSERFLPGLIDELERRGWKDIQISIGLSGCVAQCSRPALHPISWVGSGYELYMLKIGGGNGSLGEPLIDWDENSIYLYQVPSNRLADVTEALFELYEKNKDLSEDPGEVFRLLGNKKIIEWLKSHEKTKDLMKPHKFDRKIEGYREYHNLLQKRLEEVNAYG, encoded by the coding sequence GTGAAGATTCCCATAGAGCCCAATTTTAGAACTGATCCCAACGATTACAGTGAGGAAGAGAAAGTAAAGTTGAAAACTAAGGGATTAACTGAAGATACAATAGGAATATATTCGTCGTTTCACGACTTAACTAGAGACGATCTTGAGAAGGAAGTATCTTTGATAGCCAAAAGTTTCGGAATATACATGGAATTTAATAGGGACAAGATGAAATCAAATGGAGTCAAAGATTGGATTTACATGGTAAGGCTACCAATTCCCGGAGGAGGTCCAATAAGACCTAATCAATGGAGAATTTTAGATGATATTTCGAACAAGTATACGATATCAGATGCATATACTGGAAATCCTTTACCTTCTCTAAAACTAACCACGAGACAGGCTATTCAATTTCACCATGTGAAGAAAAAGGATTTACCTAACCTTATTAGAGAGATTGCGGAATCCGGATTTCTCACCATAAATGGCTGTGGTGATAATATAAGGAATACTATAGCTTGTCCACTCTCTAGGTACTGGATTTTTGACGCAAATTCACTGGCTAGAAAAATTGCCAATTACTTTAGATTACCTTTAGATTTGTATCTTCAAGTCTTTGAAATACCTCTAACAGAAAATATACAATTTGAAAGAGAATCTTTCAAATATAGTGAAAATCTTTTACCAAGAAAGTTTAAGATCGCCATAGTAGGGGTTTTAAGAACAATTAATGGAAAGTACATAATTGATAACTGTGTTGAAGTCAGAGCCAATGATATAGGCATAGCACCTTTAATAAATGACGACAAAGTAGTAGGTTATCAAATATACGTTGGCGGATCAATGGGTGAGAATAACTCTTATCCCACTTTTTCAGCTCTTGGACTTCCAATTGGTACTGTGGTAAATGATGGGGAGTTATTGAGAGTATTGGATGCAATTGTGAGAATACAGGAGGAGTGGGGAGATAGGAAGAATAGGCATTGGGCTAGGTTTAAGTACGTTGTATATAAGATGGGATTGGAGTGGTTGAGGGATAGAGTGAGAGAATACTCTGGAATACAGTTGGGAAAAATAGCTAACGTAAACCTTACGCATAGGGAATTGCATTTAGGATGGATAGATTTAGGTGATAATAAGTGGGCCTACGGTATTTTCGTTGAAAACGGTAGGCTGATAGATGGCAAAAACGGTAGGATAAAAAGTATGGTCAGATATATTGCAGATAACTTTGATAACGTGATGTTTTATATAACTCCAAATCAACATCTGTTAATTACTGAAATAGACCAGTCTCAGAAGGAGAAAATCGAGGCGATACTAAAGGAGTTCAATTACGGCTTTAGAGACGGTAAACCATATTCCAATTTAAGAATTAACTCAATAGCATGTGTAGGATTTCCAACATGTAAATTATCCTTTACTGACTCTGAAAGATTCCTTCCAGGTCTAATTGACGAGTTGGAGAGAAGAGGTTGGAAAGATATTCAAATCTCAATAGGATTGTCTGGTTGTGTAGCTCAGTGTTCAAGACCTGCTCTTCATCCCATAAGTTGGGTAGGTAGTGGTTATGAGCTTTACATGTTGAAGATAGGTGGAGGGAATGGGAGTTTAGGAGAACCATTAATTGACTGGGATGAAAATTCTATTTACCTATATCAAGTTCCGTCCAATAGGTTAGCTGATGTGACTGAAGCATTATTTGAATTATACGAGAAAAACAAGGATTTAAGTGAAGACCCCGGTGAGGTATTCAGATTACTAGGTAATAAGAAGATAATTGAGTGGTTGAAGAGTCACGAAAAGACTAAAGACCTTATGAAACCTCATAAGTTTGATAGAAAGATTGAGGGTTATAGGGAATATCACAATTTGTTACAAAAACGTTTAGAGGAGGTGAATGCGTACGGGTAA
- the cobA gene encoding uroporphyrinogen-III C-methyltransferase — protein sequence MRTGKVVLVGAGPGDPELITLKGIKYLQMADVIVYDKLVSRELINYAKPSSIAILLSNDDTEVDLLRKYALENKLVIRLKNGDPYIFGRGGKICQELIKDGIECEVVPGVSSVNSVPAYAGIPLTFNGISDMITIVSAVSQGGKLFDFQKIPDYGTLVVLMGGKRLEEVSKGLMIKRDSSEDVAVIERGTYLDQKVYVNKLGKIAEIGNNLATPSMLVLGNVVRLREILWKFS from the coding sequence ATGCGTACGGGTAAGGTAGTTTTAGTAGGTGCTGGCCCCGGTGATCCCGAACTAATAACATTAAAGGGTATTAAATATTTACAAATGGCTGATGTAATTGTTTACGATAAGTTAGTGTCCAGAGAACTTATTAATTACGCTAAGCCGTCCAGCATTGCGATACTCCTTAGTAACGATGATACTGAAGTTGATTTGTTGAGAAAGTACGCTTTGGAAAATAAACTAGTAATAAGACTAAAGAATGGAGATCCTTACATATTTGGAAGAGGTGGAAAAATTTGTCAAGAGTTAATTAAAGACGGTATAGAGTGCGAGGTAGTACCTGGAGTTTCATCAGTTAACTCAGTTCCTGCATACGCTGGAATTCCGCTTACTTTTAACGGAATCTCAGATATGATAACAATCGTAAGTGCTGTCTCACAAGGTGGGAAACTCTTTGACTTTCAAAAAATTCCAGATTATGGTACTCTAGTAGTTTTAATGGGAGGTAAAAGATTAGAGGAGGTGAGTAAAGGATTGATGATTAAGAGAGATTCTTCAGAAGATGTAGCAGTTATAGAGAGGGGAACTTATCTGGATCAGAAGGTATACGTCAATAAATTAGGGAAGATAGCTGAAATTGGTAATAATCTAGCTACTCCTTCCATGCTGGTCTTAGGAAACGTTGTGAGATTAAGAGAGATTTTATGGAAATTTAGTTGA
- a CDS encoding MBL fold metallo-hydrolase, with protein MPCRGLHAIPAGPPEFPELATVYVVCGEKFNVLIDAGVTNSIMDSSFLDKLDLIILTHIHIDHIGLLPEILERYKNAKVMIKSGFKKYLTTDDGVKRLNESSEKVLGDLYYVYGEFTKIDPDRVVEVEGGEVIDLGDGKTLKIIYTPGHAKHHISVISDDILFTGDSGGAYFNGIVIPTTPPPLDYDNYVNSLRLQISLKPKVIGLAHGGLVSPNVLDKHLEQMLGKEIVNIDEIDIGGIGGEILRKQVEVNLRGLREALGRM; from the coding sequence ATGCCATGTAGAGGTTTACACGCAATACCAGCTGGTCCTCCTGAGTTCCCTGAACTTGCAACTGTTTACGTAGTCTGCGGAGAAAAATTTAACGTATTGATAGATGCTGGTGTTACGAACTCAATAATGGACTCCTCGTTCCTAGATAAACTTGATTTAATAATATTAACACATATTCATATAGATCATATTGGACTATTACCAGAAATTTTAGAGAGGTATAAGAATGCTAAAGTCATGATAAAAAGTGGTTTTAAAAAGTATTTGACAACTGACGATGGTGTAAAGAGATTGAACGAGAGCTCAGAGAAGGTATTGGGAGATCTTTATTACGTATACGGAGAGTTTACAAAAATAGATCCAGATAGAGTAGTGGAAGTTGAGGGTGGAGAGGTAATTGATCTTGGAGATGGAAAGACTTTGAAGATAATTTATACCCCAGGCCATGCTAAACACCACATTTCCGTTATCAGCGATGATATTCTATTTACGGGAGATAGTGGGGGAGCATACTTTAACGGTATCGTGATACCAACAACACCACCACCGTTAGACTACGACAATTACGTTAACAGTTTAAGATTACAAATTTCCTTAAAGCCAAAGGTGATAGGCTTAGCTCACGGCGGACTTGTAAGTCCTAACGTATTAGATAAACACTTAGAGCAGATGTTGGGTAAAGAGATTGTGAATATCGATGAGATTGATATTGGAGGTATAGGCGGAGAGATTCTTAGGAAGCAAGTAGAAGTCAACTTGAGAGGCTTAAGGGAGGCTTTAGGAAGAATGTAA
- a CDS encoding phosphoadenylyl-sulfate reductase yields MLSKEELDSLNKWFEDREPLEVIKWGIEKFHPKIVLACSLQAEDLVILDMLSKVVENPRVFIIDTGRLHQESYDLIEEINKKYNIDLRIYFPDYKEVEALVNKHGINLFYKSVELRKACCEVRKVLPLKRALEGMHAWITGLRREQNFTRGGIKKIEIDEVNGGIFKLNPLANWTWEQVWEYIKKNNVPYNKLYDKGYKSIGCVPCTRPVKPWEHPRAGRWWWEQNSDKECGLHYREVK; encoded by the coding sequence ATGCTTAGCAAAGAGGAGTTAGACTCTCTGAACAAATGGTTTGAAGATAGGGAACCTCTAGAAGTAATAAAATGGGGAATTGAGAAATTTCATCCTAAAATAGTCCTAGCATGTAGTCTTCAAGCTGAAGATTTGGTAATATTGGACATGTTGAGTAAGGTGGTTGAAAACCCAAGGGTTTTCATAATAGATACTGGCAGACTTCATCAAGAGAGTTATGATTTAATAGAAGAGATAAACAAAAAATACAACATAGATTTGCGGATATATTTTCCAGACTATAAAGAGGTGGAAGCTCTAGTTAATAAACATGGTATAAATCTGTTTTATAAAAGCGTTGAACTTAGAAAAGCATGCTGTGAAGTGAGGAAAGTTTTACCCCTCAAGAGAGCGTTAGAGGGAATGCATGCTTGGATAACTGGGCTAAGAAGAGAGCAAAACTTTACGAGAGGAGGAATAAAGAAAATAGAAATTGATGAGGTTAATGGAGGTATATTTAAGTTAAACCCCTTGGCTAACTGGACATGGGAACAAGTATGGGAGTATATAAAGAAAAACAACGTACCTTACAATAAACTCTACGATAAGGGCTATAAGAGTATAGGATGTGTACCATGTACTAGACCAGTGAAACCTTGGGAGCATCCAAGAGCTGGTAGATGGTGGTGGGAGCAGAATAGTGATAAGGAATGTGGGCTTCATTATAGAGAGGTGAAGTGA
- a CDS encoding aldo/keto reductase — protein MEKKILGWTNEKISPLILGSWEFGTPSIIDETNAMKTIQKAIEVGVNAIDTAESYGNGLSETIIGKAISKFKREDLFIITKVSIDHLRYDDVLRACEGSLRRLNTSYIDLYLVHWPNHYVPIRETAKAMERLFSEGKIRYIGLSNFSLPLLREFREHLSKTDVAANELHYNVLFRDVEKEVLPYMLKENIPLLAYDALGLGYLIGRKEIRNEYKWYVLAREAYVKNLEPLVEEIFSIAKELGKTSAQVVLNWLVSKDNVFAIFNTTKEDHLKENLGSLGWSLRDSDLRRLDEAVKKVVIDYFAR, from the coding sequence ATGGAAAAGAAGATATTAGGATGGACGAACGAGAAGATATCCCCATTAATTTTAGGTTCCTGGGAATTTGGCACACCTTCAATAATTGATGAGACCAATGCTATGAAAACTATTCAAAAGGCAATAGAGGTAGGAGTCAACGCCATAGACACTGCAGAATCTTATGGAAATGGTCTTTCAGAAACAATTATTGGAAAAGCCATAAGCAAATTCAAGAGGGAAGATTTATTCATAATAACTAAAGTATCAATAGACCACCTAAGATATGATGATGTTTTAAGAGCTTGTGAGGGAAGTTTAAGAAGACTTAATACTTCATACATAGACCTATACCTTGTCCATTGGCCTAATCATTACGTTCCAATAAGGGAAACCGCTAAGGCAATGGAGAGACTATTCAGCGAAGGGAAAATTAGATATATTGGCCTAAGCAACTTTTCCCTTCCCCTATTGAGAGAATTTAGGGAACATCTATCTAAGACGGACGTTGCAGCAAATGAATTACACTATAACGTTTTATTCAGAGATGTTGAAAAGGAGGTTCTGCCTTACATGTTAAAGGAAAATATTCCCTTGTTAGCATATGACGCTTTAGGACTGGGTTATCTGATAGGGAGAAAAGAGATCAGAAATGAGTATAAATGGTACGTTCTCGCTAGGGAAGCTTACGTTAAAAACTTAGAACCACTTGTGGAGGAAATATTTTCAATTGCTAAGGAATTAGGCAAAACTTCCGCTCAAGTAGTTCTAAATTGGTTAGTCAGTAAGGATAACGTATTTGCAATTTTCAATACTACCAAAGAAGATCACCTTAAGGAGAATTTAGGTAGCCTAGGATGGTCATTAAGAGATAGTGACTTGAGGAGATTAGATGAAGCAGTAAAGAAAGTCGTAATAGATTATTTTGCAAGGTAA
- a CDS encoding (R)-mandelonitrile lyase, with amino-acid sequence MDLTIRKNGTIPFTKGDPRFFTGNVIIEQVHDSEEPSRVTSAIVTFEPGARTNWHYHPLGQLLIVIYGTGLIQTWGNPPRKIKAGDVIWTPPNVKHWHGATATTGMTHIAIQEKLNGKTAEWLEKVSDKEYEEAQSASE; translated from the coding sequence ATGGATCTAACAATTAGAAAAAATGGCACTATTCCTTTTACTAAAGGTGATCCAAGATTTTTCACTGGGAATGTAATAATTGAACAAGTGCATGATTCAGAAGAACCGTCTAGAGTTACTTCCGCTATTGTAACATTTGAGCCAGGTGCGAGAACAAATTGGCACTATCATCCATTAGGACAGTTATTAATAGTTATCTACGGAACGGGGTTAATTCAAACTTGGGGTAACCCTCCTAGAAAAATAAAGGCAGGAGATGTCATATGGACTCCGCCTAATGTAAAACATTGGCATGGTGCTACGGCAACGACTGGAATGACTCATATAGCTATACAAGAGAAACTGAACGGTAAGACAGCGGAATGGCTTGAAAAAGTCAGTGATAAGGAGTACGAAGAAGCACAGTCTGCTTCTGAGTGA